The following are from one region of the Canis lupus familiaris isolate Mischka breed German Shepherd chromosome 30, alternate assembly UU_Cfam_GSD_1.0, whole genome shotgun sequence genome:
- the ANP32A gene encoding acidic leucine-rich nuclear phosphoprotein 32 family member A: MDMDKRIHLELRNRTPSDVKELVLDNCRSIEGKIEGLTDEFEELEFLSTINVGLTSVANLPKLNKLKKLELSDNRISGGLEVLAEKCPNLTHLNLSGNKIKDLSTIEPLKKLENLKSLDLFNCEVTNLNDYRENVFKLLPQLTYLDGYDRDDKEAPDSDAEGYVEGLDDDEEDEDEEEYDEDAQVVEDEEDEEEEEEGEEEDVSGEEEEDEEGYNDGEVDDEEDEEDVGEEERGQKRKREPEDEGEDDD, encoded by the exons GTGAAAGAGCTTGTCCTGGACAACTGCCGGTCGATTGAAGGCAAAATCGAAGGCCTCACAGATGAATTTGAGGAACTGGAGTTCTTAAGTACAATCAACGTAGGCCTCACCTCAGTCGCAAACTTACCAAAGTTAAACAAACTTAAGAAG CTTGAACTAAGCGATAACAGAATCTCAGGGGGCCTGGAAGTATTGGCAGAAAAGTGTCCGAACCTCACGCATCTAAATTTAAGTGGCAACAAAATTAAAGACCTCAGCACAATAGAGCCACTG AAAAAGTTAGAAAACCTCAAGAGCTTAGACCTTTTCAATTGTGAGGTAACCAACCTGAACGACTACCGAGAAAACGTGTTCAAGCTCCTCCCGCAGCTCACGTATCTCGATGGCTACGACCGGGACGACAAGGAGGCCCCCGACTCGGACGCCGAGGGCTACGTGGAGGGCCTGGATGACGACGAGGAGGACGAGGatg AAGAAGAATATGATGAAGATGCTCAGGTAGTGGAAGAcgaggaggatgaagaggaggaggaagaaggagaagaggaggatgTGAGCGGAGAAGAGGAG GAGGATGAAGAGGGTTATAACGACGGGGAAGTAGACGAtgaggaagatgaagaagatgtTGGTG aagaagaaaggggTCAGAAGCGAAAACGAGAACCTGAAGATGAGGGAGAAGACGATGACTAA